In Microbacterium esteraromaticum, the following proteins share a genomic window:
- a CDS encoding helix-turn-helix domain-containing protein, giving the protein MSEDGDRGIRLDERQIRVLAHPLRARIPGLLRMRGPATATDLARLLDTNSGATSYHLRQLAEVGLVTDTGEGVGRRREWRATSDFHSWSPSDFDDRPDAAAAVGWLQRAYLRDFVERAERWEEAAPDWSAEWRDALGLSDTVVEVTPEQARAMHAELAEVLGRYRTIGAGGQDAIRLHVTTHAAPLQFSSAARSSLSAADPAGDEAPSRS; this is encoded by the coding sequence ATGAGCGAAGACGGCGACCGCGGGATACGGCTCGACGAGAGGCAGATCAGGGTGCTCGCGCACCCTCTGCGTGCGCGCATCCCGGGGCTCCTGCGCATGCGCGGCCCGGCGACCGCCACGGATCTGGCACGCCTGCTCGACACGAACTCGGGGGCGACCAGCTATCACCTGCGGCAGCTGGCCGAGGTGGGCCTGGTCACGGACACGGGGGAGGGCGTCGGGCGGCGCAGAGAATGGCGGGCCACCAGCGACTTCCACTCGTGGTCGCCCTCCGACTTCGACGATCGACCGGACGCAGCAGCCGCCGTCGGCTGGCTTCAGCGAGCGTACCTGCGGGACTTCGTCGAGCGCGCCGAGCGATGGGAGGAGGCCGCCCCGGACTGGTCGGCCGAATGGCGCGATGCTCTCGGCCTCAGTGACACGGTGGTCGAGGTCACCCCGGAGCAGGCCCGGGCGATGCACGCCGAACTGGCTGAGGTGCTCGGCCGCTACCGCACCATCGGGGCCGGCGGCCAGGACGCGATCCGGCTGCATGTCACCACCCACGCCGCACCCCTGCAGTTCTCGTCGGCCGCACGTTCGTCTCTCTCGGCCGCCGACCCAGCGGGCGACGAGGCTCCGTCACGATCATGA
- a CDS encoding PLDc N-terminal domain-containing protein, producing the protein MPFLFTLITIALMVYALVDIIRRDDSQVRFMPKFVWLLLVILLPLIGSVLWFAIGREYPEGGIQLGRPSRRDASAAPPVATAPPADVRSTEQQIADLDREIEEWRLRQEIEKRKKERGEGVSDD; encoded by the coding sequence ATGCCGTTCCTGTTCACCCTGATCACCATCGCACTGATGGTGTACGCGCTCGTCGACATCATCCGTCGCGACGACAGCCAGGTGCGGTTCATGCCCAAGTTCGTCTGGCTGCTGCTGGTGATCCTGCTGCCGCTCATCGGCAGCGTGCTGTGGTTCGCGATCGGCCGCGAGTACCCCGAGGGCGGGATACAGCTCGGGCGACCTTCGCGACGCGACGCGTCCGCCGCACCCCCCGTGGCGACAGCGCCACCGGCCGATGTGCGCTCGACCGAGCAGCAGATCGCCGATCTCGACCGCGAGATCGAGGAGTGGCGGCTTCGGCAGGAGATCGAGAAGCGCAAGAAGGAGCGCGGCGAGGGCGTCAGCGACGACTGA
- a CDS encoding acyltransferase family protein, with amino-acid sequence MQTVAPDTGPTCRFDTLGRMTSLGTAFHPKRNSLNALRLLFATAVIVAHSWPLSGRTDEPIGPGAFNSLGPWAVAGFFVISGYLIASSRDHSELGRFLWRRILRIYPAFIVVLAVTAFVFAPLSTLVMGEYSLGAGLEYLVKNAGLYIFTFDVTGTLAHAPYPATWNGSLWTLFYEALCYLAIGLAMTFVPRRWLARFLAVTLASGMAVTASHVYLDVLNISVLLHTVRLGTYFVAGALLYVLRERVAFRWEFAAASAAAVILTAVSGTFDFLAPIPLAYLCMWLGIALPLHRIGAKNDISYGMYIYAFPVQQLLAITIGRGLPLWLYMLASIAATVPLAWASWTLVERPAMKLRGRTTQRTRTMPRTLEKTGRG; translated from the coding sequence GTGCAGACGGTTGCGCCTGACACCGGGCCAACCTGCCGGTTCGATACGCTCGGGCGCATGACTTCGCTGGGGACCGCCTTCCATCCGAAGCGGAACAGCCTGAATGCCCTTCGCCTGCTGTTCGCGACAGCGGTGATCGTCGCTCACTCGTGGCCGCTGAGTGGTCGGACGGACGAACCGATCGGACCGGGGGCATTCAACTCGCTCGGCCCGTGGGCGGTGGCCGGGTTCTTCGTCATCTCCGGATACTTGATCGCGAGCAGTCGCGATCACTCCGAGCTCGGCCGATTCCTTTGGCGCCGTATCCTGCGGATCTACCCGGCGTTCATCGTCGTGCTTGCGGTGACGGCCTTCGTATTCGCCCCACTGTCGACGCTCGTCATGGGCGAGTACTCGCTCGGTGCGGGGCTCGAATACCTTGTGAAGAACGCAGGCCTCTACATCTTCACATTCGATGTGACCGGCACGCTTGCGCATGCGCCCTACCCGGCCACTTGGAACGGGTCGCTGTGGACGCTGTTCTACGAGGCGCTGTGCTACCTCGCGATCGGTCTCGCGATGACGTTCGTCCCCCGACGGTGGCTGGCGCGCTTCCTCGCCGTGACGTTGGCCAGCGGCATGGCGGTCACAGCCTCCCACGTGTACCTCGACGTGCTGAACATCAGCGTCCTTCTTCACACCGTGCGGCTCGGAACCTACTTCGTCGCTGGCGCACTGCTGTATGTCCTCCGTGAGCGCGTCGCGTTCCGATGGGAGTTCGCGGCAGCGTCCGCTGCCGCCGTCATTCTCACCGCGGTGAGCGGTACGTTCGACTTCCTCGCCCCCATCCCGCTCGCGTACCTCTGCATGTGGCTCGGCATCGCGCTGCCACTGCACCGGATCGGTGCGAAGAATGACATCTCCTACGGGATGTACATCTACGCCTTCCCGGTGCAGCAGCTCCTCGCGATCACGATCGGACGCGGGCTGCCGCTCTGGCTGTACATGCTGGCCTCGATCGCCGCAACGGTACCGTTGGCATGGGCAAGCTGGACACTCGTCGAACGCCCCGCGATGAAGCTCCGAGGGCGCACGACGCAACGTACGCGCACCATGCCCCGCACGCTCGAGAAGACAGGTCGCGGCTGA
- a CDS encoding Lrp/AsnC family transcriptional regulator — protein MPAASSSTPGNELDATDRLILSELSRNGRISNSDLAAIVGVAESTCLKRVRALQTNGVIVGFHAEISPSAIGLHLEALISIRLHAHARGDLRRFQSYLEDLPATERVYFLAGDRDFLVHVAVADATVLRELVSDTISLRPEVASTSTSLIFAQAPGARGL, from the coding sequence ATGCCCGCCGCATCATCCTCGACGCCGGGGAATGAGCTCGACGCCACCGACCGCCTCATCCTGTCGGAGCTGAGCCGGAACGGCCGCATCTCGAACTCGGATCTCGCCGCGATCGTCGGAGTCGCCGAGTCGACCTGCCTCAAGCGCGTGCGAGCGCTGCAGACCAACGGGGTCATCGTCGGCTTCCACGCCGAGATCTCGCCGTCAGCCATCGGACTGCACCTCGAAGCGCTCATCTCGATCCGGCTGCACGCGCACGCCCGGGGCGATCTTCGTCGATTCCAGTCCTATCTCGAGGACCTGCCCGCCACCGAGCGCGTTTACTTCCTGGCGGGCGACCGCGACTTCCTCGTACACGTGGCCGTGGCCGATGCGACCGTGCTGCGCGAGCTGGTGTCCGACACGATCAGCCTCCGCCCCGAAGTGGCGTCGACGAGCACGAGCCTGATCTTCGCTCAGGCGCCGGGCGCGAGGGGCCTCTGA
- a CDS encoding sulfurtransferase, giving the protein MHPLISAAELRDQLDSIHVLDARWSLGRTDGHDQYLAGHIPGAVFVDVEHDLTRHGEPHEGRHPLPDDAALAAAARRWGVRQGASVVVYDDDRMLPSSRAWWALRRAGLEVRVLDGGWQAWLSIGGDVERGEVVVSPGDIVLGSPGNDGVIDTEAAAGWPDDGTLLDARVAERYRGETEPIDPVAGHIPGAKNLPIGQLLTDDARFRPASDIAAAFDAVGATADTPIAAYCGSGITAAQLALAGVIAGRDVTVYPGSWSAWSNTPGRPVATGAE; this is encoded by the coding sequence ATGCATCCGCTCATCTCGGCCGCCGAGCTGCGCGATCAGCTCGACTCCATACACGTGCTCGACGCGCGCTGGTCGCTCGGCCGCACCGACGGACACGATCAGTACCTCGCAGGGCACATCCCCGGAGCAGTCTTCGTCGACGTCGAGCATGACCTCACTCGTCACGGGGAGCCGCACGAGGGGCGTCACCCGCTGCCCGACGACGCCGCGCTCGCCGCGGCCGCGCGTCGGTGGGGCGTACGGCAGGGCGCGTCGGTGGTCGTCTACGACGACGACCGGATGCTTCCCTCGTCACGCGCCTGGTGGGCGCTGCGGCGCGCGGGGCTGGAGGTGCGGGTGCTCGACGGCGGCTGGCAGGCCTGGCTGAGCATCGGTGGCGACGTCGAGAGGGGTGAGGTCGTCGTGTCACCAGGGGATATCGTTCTCGGGTCACCAGGGAACGACGGCGTGATCGACACCGAGGCGGCCGCCGGCTGGCCGGACGACGGCACGCTGCTGGATGCCCGGGTGGCTGAGCGCTACCGCGGCGAGACAGAGCCCATCGACCCGGTCGCCGGGCACATCCCCGGTGCGAAGAACCTGCCGATCGGGCAGCTGCTCACCGATGATGCGCGATTCCGCCCGGCGTCCGACATTGCGGCCGCTTTCGACGCCGTCGGCGCAACGGCTGACACGCCGATCGCCGCGTATTGCGGATCGGGTATCACCGCCGCTCAGCTGGCACTGGCCGGCGTGATCGCCGGAAGAGACGTGACGGTCTATCCCGGCTCGTGGAGCGCCTGGTCGAACACCCCGGGACGGCCGGTAGCGACCGGCGCGGAGTGA
- a CDS encoding aldo/keto reductase yields the protein MKTVPFGNRTAPAVIAGMMRIPDKTDAEVRELYDTARSAGVDFFDHADIYGGAMHVCEERFSAALQLSPAERSEIVLQTKCGIVPSQQMFDFSYEHITTQVEGSLKALRTDYIDVLLLHRPDALVEPDEVARAFDELETAGKVRAFGVSNHTPRQIDLLRTAVSQPLIANQLQLSITHSPIIAQGIAANMAGEEQSVVRDGGGIVDYCRINGITVQAWSPFQAGFFDGVFLGNPKHPELNAVIDRLAAKYDVAPIAIATAWITRHPAKMQVVLGTTTPQRVADAAAGADVELTRAEWYELFRVGGHIVP from the coding sequence ATGAAGACAGTGCCGTTCGGAAACCGCACCGCCCCCGCGGTGATCGCCGGGATGATGCGCATCCCCGACAAGACCGATGCCGAGGTCCGCGAGCTCTACGACACCGCGCGCTCGGCCGGTGTCGACTTCTTCGACCACGCCGACATCTACGGCGGCGCCATGCACGTCTGCGAGGAGCGCTTCTCGGCGGCCCTGCAGCTGAGCCCCGCGGAGCGGTCCGAGATCGTGCTGCAGACCAAGTGCGGGATCGTGCCGTCGCAGCAGATGTTCGACTTCTCGTACGAGCACATCACGACCCAGGTCGAGGGGTCGCTGAAGGCGCTTCGCACCGACTACATCGACGTTCTGCTGCTGCACCGCCCCGACGCGCTGGTCGAACCAGACGAGGTCGCCCGTGCCTTCGACGAGCTGGAGACCGCAGGCAAGGTGCGCGCGTTCGGCGTCTCGAACCACACTCCCCGTCAGATCGACCTGCTCCGAACGGCCGTGAGCCAGCCGCTCATCGCGAACCAGCTGCAGCTGTCGATCACCCACTCGCCGATCATCGCCCAGGGGATCGCCGCGAACATGGCAGGGGAGGAGCAGAGCGTCGTCCGCGACGGCGGCGGCATCGTCGACTACTGCCGCATCAACGGCATCACGGTTCAGGCGTGGTCGCCGTTCCAGGCCGGCTTCTTCGACGGGGTCTTCCTCGGCAACCCGAAGCATCCCGAGCTGAATGCGGTGATCGACAGGCTCGCCGCGAAGTACGACGTCGCCCCGATCGCCATCGCCACGGCGTGGATCACTCGCCACCCCGCGAAGATGCAGGTCGTGCTCGGCACGACCACCCCGCAGCGCGTCGCCGACGCCGCCGCCGGAGCAGACGTCGAACTCACCCGCGCCGAATGGTACGAGCTGTTCCGTGTCGGCGGGCACATCGTCCCCTGA
- the pgi gene encoding glucose-6-phosphate isomerase translates to MSAPIDPTSTSAWAELSAIRDSFSPDLRGWFADDPTRVERLSLPLADLHVDLSKNLVTDEIVASLVRLAEQTGVAERYAAMLAGEHINTTEDRAVLHTALRRPEGASPALVVDGQDVDDDVQSVLASLSAFADRVRSGDWVGVTGKKVTHVVNIGIGGSDLGPVMVYEALKPLADAGIEARFVSNIDPTDIAQKTADLDPESTLFIVASKTFTTLETLTNARLARDWLWAGLSAAGLMEDDDASRKGAVAHHFVAVSTALDKVEAFGIDPENAFGFWDWVGGRYSVDSAIGLSLAIVFGPSAFRELLAGFHAVDEHVRTTPLAQNVPVLMGLLNVWYVNFLGAQSHAVLPYAQQLSRFAAYLQQLTMESNGKSVRWDGTPVTTDTGEVFWGEPGTNGQHAFYQLIHQGTRLIPADFIAFVNPAYPLTDGGADVHGLFLANFLAQTRALAFGKTAEEVEAEGTTGALVAARTFPGNRPTTSIFAPALTPAVLGQLIALYEHITFTQGVIWGINSFDQWGVELGKQLAMQIAPAIEGDEEALAAQDPSTKALLAYYQANRAR, encoded by the coding sequence ATGAGCGCACCGATCGATCCCACGTCCACGTCCGCCTGGGCTGAGCTGTCGGCCATCCGGGACTCGTTCTCCCCCGACCTGCGTGGCTGGTTCGCCGATGACCCGACGCGCGTCGAGCGCCTGTCGCTGCCGCTGGCCGATCTGCACGTCGACCTGTCCAAGAACCTCGTGACCGACGAGATCGTCGCCTCGCTCGTGCGACTGGCCGAGCAGACGGGTGTCGCGGAGCGCTATGCGGCGATGTTGGCGGGCGAGCACATCAACACCACCGAAGACCGCGCCGTGCTGCACACGGCGCTGCGTCGCCCTGAGGGCGCGTCTCCTGCGCTCGTCGTCGACGGGCAGGACGTCGACGACGACGTGCAGTCCGTACTCGCCTCGCTGTCGGCGTTCGCCGACCGGGTGCGCTCCGGTGACTGGGTCGGCGTCACGGGCAAGAAGGTCACGCATGTCGTGAACATCGGCATCGGCGGCTCTGACCTGGGCCCCGTGATGGTCTACGAGGCGCTCAAGCCGCTGGCGGATGCCGGTATCGAGGCGCGGTTCGTGTCGAACATCGACCCGACCGACATCGCTCAGAAGACAGCCGACCTTGATCCCGAGTCGACTCTGTTCATCGTGGCCTCGAAGACCTTCACCACGCTCGAGACCCTGACCAACGCGCGCCTCGCGCGCGACTGGCTGTGGGCGGGGCTCTCGGCGGCCGGTCTGATGGAAGACGACGACGCGAGCCGCAAGGGCGCCGTCGCTCACCACTTCGTCGCGGTCTCGACCGCCCTCGACAAGGTCGAGGCCTTCGGGATCGACCCCGAGAACGCATTCGGTTTCTGGGACTGGGTGGGCGGGCGCTACTCGGTCGACTCGGCGATCGGGCTGTCGCTCGCGATCGTCTTCGGCCCCTCGGCGTTCCGCGAGCTGCTCGCCGGCTTCCACGCCGTCGACGAGCACGTGCGCACCACCCCGCTGGCGCAGAACGTGCCGGTGCTGATGGGGCTGCTGAACGTCTGGTACGTGAACTTCCTCGGCGCGCAGTCGCACGCCGTGCTGCCCTACGCGCAGCAGCTGAGCCGCTTCGCCGCGTATCTGCAGCAGCTGACCATGGAGTCGAACGGCAAGTCGGTGCGGTGGGACGGCACGCCCGTCACGACCGACACCGGCGAGGTGTTCTGGGGCGAACCGGGAACGAACGGCCAGCACGCGTTCTACCAGCTGATCCACCAGGGCACCCGCCTGATCCCGGCCGACTTCATCGCCTTCGTGAACCCCGCCTACCCGCTGACCGACGGCGGCGCCGACGTGCACGGCCTGTTCCTGGCGAACTTCCTCGCGCAGACCAGGGCCCTCGCCTTCGGCAAGACGGCGGAAGAGGTCGAGGCCGAAGGCACGACCGGCGCCCTCGTCGCCGCGCGCACTTTCCCCGGCAATCGCCCGACGACGTCGATCTTCGCCCCCGCTCTCACGCCGGCCGTGCTCGGCCAGCTCATCGCACTGTACGAGCACATCACGTTCACTCAGGGTGTGATCTGGGGCATCAACTCCTTCGATCAGTGGGGTGTCGAGCTCGGCAAGCAGCTGGCCATGCAGATCGCCCCGGCGATCGAGGGCGATGAGGAGGCCCTCGCCGCGCAGGACCCGTCGACCAAGGCCCTGCTCGCCTACTACCAGGCGAACCGCGCCCGCTGA
- a CDS encoding flavodoxin family protein: MDDTLSALLINCTLKPSPSGSSTHVLGEQVLNALAEHGVTADRIRAVDHDIRPGVQADMGDGDQWPSLRERVLAADILVFATPTWMGQHSSVAQRVLERLDAELSETDEQGRPTLFDKVALAVIVGNEDGAHHIAAIVFQSLNDVGFTIPAQGSIYWNGEAMGSVDYKDLDQTPEKVAQTITTAAANAAHLARMLKERAYPKA, encoded by the coding sequence ATGGATGACACGCTCAGCGCACTTCTGATCAACTGCACCCTCAAACCGTCGCCGTCCGGCTCGAGCACCCATGTTCTGGGCGAGCAGGTGCTGAACGCCCTGGCCGAGCACGGGGTGACCGCCGACCGCATCCGCGCCGTCGACCACGACATCCGCCCCGGCGTTCAGGCCGACATGGGCGACGGCGATCAGTGGCCGTCACTGCGAGAGCGGGTGCTCGCGGCCGACATCCTCGTGTTCGCGACGCCGACGTGGATGGGTCAGCATTCGAGCGTCGCGCAGCGCGTGCTCGAACGGCTCGACGCCGAGCTCAGCGAGACCGATGAGCAGGGCCGCCCGACGCTGTTCGACAAGGTTGCGCTCGCCGTCATCGTGGGCAACGAGGACGGGGCGCATCACATCGCGGCGATCGTGTTCCAGTCGCTGAACGATGTCGGCTTCACGATTCCCGCGCAGGGCTCGATCTACTGGAACGGCGAGGCTATGGGCTCGGTCGACTACAAGGACCTCGATCAGACGCCCGAGAAGGTCGCGCAGACGATCACGACCGCGGCGGCGAACGCCGCGCACCTGGCCCGGATGCTGAAGGAGAGGGCGTACCCGAAGGCCTGA
- a CDS encoding fatty acid desaturase family protein, which yields MAHAYKQVSQVVRETGLLRRASWFYILVAAGIALALGGAVTGFILLGDSWYQLLIAGALGIIFTQIAFLSHEAAHRQILSSGPANFTLARILAGSIGMSYSWWDSKHTKHHGNPNQVGKDPDIEVDTISFLEEDAAKSRGLIRLITRKQGWLFFPLLTLEGLNLHYIGLKHLLTKKKVKGRWTELGIIAVRFAIVLIPVFMMLPLGMAFAFLGVQLAVFGVYMGASFAPNHKGMPIIDPNARLDFFSKQVRTSRNIRGGWWATALMGGLNYQVEHHLFPNMPRPHLAKAREIVRDYCLSNNVPYTETSLGRSYAIVIEYLNRVGLAAGADPFDCPAAAQLRRA from the coding sequence ATGGCCCACGCCTACAAGCAGGTGTCGCAGGTCGTCCGCGAGACCGGACTGCTGCGCCGCGCCTCGTGGTTCTACATCCTCGTCGCCGCCGGCATCGCACTCGCGCTGGGCGGAGCCGTCACGGGGTTCATCCTGCTCGGCGACAGCTGGTATCAGCTGCTGATCGCTGGAGCCCTCGGCATCATCTTCACCCAGATCGCCTTCCTCTCGCACGAGGCGGCCCACCGGCAGATCCTGAGCTCGGGGCCGGCGAACTTCACGCTCGCCCGCATCCTCGCGGGCTCCATCGGCATGAGCTACTCGTGGTGGGACTCCAAGCACACCAAGCATCACGGCAACCCGAACCAGGTCGGCAAGGACCCTGACATCGAGGTCGACACCATCTCGTTCCTCGAAGAGGACGCGGCGAAGTCGCGGGGTCTGATCCGCCTCATCACTCGCAAGCAGGGATGGCTGTTCTTCCCTCTGCTCACCCTGGAAGGCCTGAACCTGCACTACATCGGGCTGAAGCACCTCCTGACGAAGAAGAAGGTCAAGGGACGCTGGACCGAGCTCGGCATCATCGCCGTGCGCTTCGCGATCGTGCTGATCCCGGTGTTCATGATGCTTCCGCTCGGAATGGCGTTCGCGTTCCTGGGTGTGCAGCTGGCTGTCTTCGGCGTCTACATGGGAGCGTCGTTCGCGCCGAACCACAAGGGGATGCCGATCATCGACCCGAACGCCCGCCTCGACTTCTTCTCGAAGCAGGTGCGCACCTCGCGCAACATCCGCGGCGGCTGGTGGGCGACCGCGCTCATGGGCGGCCTCAACTACCAGGTGGAGCACCACCTGTTCCCGAACATGCCGCGCCCGCACCTCGCGAAGGCGCGCGAGATCGTTCGCGACTACTGCCTCTCGAACAACGTGCCGTACACCGAGACCAGCCTGGGCCGCTCGTACGCGATCGTCATCGAGTACCTGAACCGCGTCGGCCTCGCCGCCGGGGCCGACCCCTTCGACTGCCCGGCTGCCGCGCAGCTGCGCCGCGCCTGA
- a CDS encoding amino acid permease, whose amino-acid sequence MTDDSPSSPYSRPVSPETSAGHPVTGKKLRSRHVMMITLGGIIGASLFVGSGNVIRSVGPAAILSYLLGGLLVFLAMRMLGEMAAARPTIGSFMEYARVGLGDWAAYLVGWLYWYFWVGVLAYEAVLGGETLHEWFALLPSWAWSLLLILIFIGTNAISVRTFGEVEFWLASIKVIAIVVFLGAGLLFALGLWPNASFSVPNLWEHGGFAPNGIGVALTGVALVIFSYFGTEIAVMAAAESEDPAKGIRQATSTVIWRILLFFVGAVLVITMVIPWNELPEPVNVAAAPFTQVFALLGLPGAAVVMQLVIFTAVISVLNSGLYSASRMFAALADQGFAPRLVAKRSRNGVPLWALVASTSGAVVATIVNFAAPASGVFDFIMNSAGLVALFVYVFIALTQMRLRQKMTPEEAAGLKLRMWLHPWLNILLIAAIAAVFVVMLTTEAGRTQVWTSLIATGLLIAVWPLVRRNLRRRRASADAEVPSA is encoded by the coding sequence ATGACCGACGACTCCCCGTCCTCCCCCTACTCGCGACCCGTCTCCCCCGAGACGTCGGCGGGCCACCCGGTGACAGGCAAGAAGCTCCGCTCCCGTCACGTCATGATGATCACCCTGGGCGGCATCATCGGCGCCAGCCTCTTCGTCGGCTCCGGAAACGTCATCCGCTCCGTCGGGCCGGCGGCGATCCTCTCCTACCTGCTCGGCGGTCTGCTGGTGTTCCTCGCCATGCGCATGCTGGGCGAGATGGCGGCGGCGCGCCCGACCATCGGGTCGTTCATGGAGTACGCCCGCGTGGGACTGGGCGACTGGGCCGCCTATCTCGTGGGCTGGCTGTACTGGTACTTCTGGGTCGGCGTCCTCGCGTACGAGGCGGTGCTCGGCGGCGAGACGCTGCACGAGTGGTTCGCCCTCCTCCCCTCGTGGGCGTGGTCGCTGCTGCTGATCCTCATCTTCATCGGCACCAACGCCATCTCGGTGCGCACCTTCGGCGAGGTCGAGTTCTGGCTGGCGAGCATCAAGGTCATCGCCATCGTGGTCTTCCTCGGCGCCGGCCTGCTGTTCGCCCTCGGCCTGTGGCCCAACGCCTCCTTCTCCGTGCCGAACCTGTGGGAGCACGGCGGCTTCGCCCCGAACGGCATCGGCGTGGCGCTGACAGGAGTGGCGCTCGTCATCTTCTCGTACTTCGGCACCGAGATCGCCGTGATGGCCGCCGCAGAGTCGGAGGATCCCGCCAAGGGCATCCGCCAGGCGACGAGCACCGTGATCTGGCGCATCCTGCTGTTCTTCGTCGGCGCTGTGCTGGTCATCACCATGGTCATCCCGTGGAACGAGCTTCCCGAGCCGGTGAACGTGGCGGCCGCACCCTTCACGCAGGTGTTCGCACTGCTGGGGCTCCCCGGCGCCGCAGTAGTGATGCAGCTCGTGATCTTCACCGCCGTGATCTCGGTACTCAACTCGGGCCTGTACTCGGCATCGCGCATGTTCGCGGCGCTCGCCGATCAGGGCTTCGCACCGCGGCTCGTCGCGAAGCGGTCTCGCAACGGCGTGCCGCTCTGGGCCCTGGTCGCGTCGACCAGCGGCGCGGTCGTCGCCACGATCGTGAACTTCGCGGCCCCCGCCTCGGGCGTCTTCGACTTCATCATGAACTCGGCCGGCCTGGTCGCGCTGTTCGTGTACGTCTTCATCGCGCTCACCCAGATGCGCCTCCGGCAGAAGATGACTCCGGAGGAGGCCGCCGGACTGAAGCTGCGGATGTGGCTGCACCCGTGGCTGAACATCCTGCTCATCGCGGCGATCGCCGCCGTCTTCGTCGTCATGCTCACCACCGAGGCCGGGCGCACGCAGGTGTGGACGAGCCTGATCGCCACGGGACTGCTCATCGCGGTGTGGCCGCTGGTGAGGCGCAACCTGCGCAGGCGCAGGGCGTCCGCCGACGCCGAGGTGCCGAGCGCCTGA
- a CDS encoding VOC family protein, protein MDWKIELIFVPVTDVDRSKEFYVKIGFNPDHDQQVNDELRFVQMTPPGSACSIAFGTGLGVDLEPGRQNTIQVVVPDADEALSHLRSVGVEARGVDELAWGRFVTFDDPDGNTWTLQQLPDYSAQG, encoded by the coding sequence ATGGACTGGAAGATCGAGCTCATCTTCGTACCGGTGACCGATGTCGACCGCTCGAAGGAGTTCTACGTGAAGATCGGGTTCAACCCCGATCACGACCAGCAGGTGAACGACGAGCTGCGCTTCGTGCAGATGACCCCGCCAGGGTCTGCCTGCTCGATCGCCTTCGGCACGGGCCTCGGCGTCGACCTCGAACCAGGACGGCAGAACACGATCCAGGTCGTCGTACCTGATGCCGATGAGGCGCTGTCGCACCTGCGGTCAGTCGGCGTCGAGGCTCGCGGTGTCGATGAGCTCGCCTGGGGTCGCTTCGTGACCTTCGACGACCCCGACGGCAACACCTGGACGCTGCAGCAGCTGCCGGACTACAGCGCGCAGGGCTGA
- a CDS encoding flavin reductase family protein — MERTRNVDLPVLYFGTPVALITTVNPDGSSNISPISSAWALGDRYMLGLGSEGQAYANLQRVGELVINLPSADLAPAVEAIAPTTGRTPVPDEKKASYRHESDKWSLGGLTRVNSQDVLPLRIGECPVQIEARVAQLIEIDGGSAVAVEAEVLRVHAHESILRPQGPDRVDTDKWQPLYYSFRHYFAQGARVGSNFRAPLLDEPAAAMSS, encoded by the coding sequence ATGGAGAGAACCAGGAATGTCGATCTGCCCGTGCTGTACTTCGGGACTCCTGTCGCGTTGATCACCACGGTCAACCCGGACGGGTCGTCGAACATCAGCCCGATCTCGTCGGCGTGGGCATTGGGCGATCGCTACATGCTCGGATTGGGCTCGGAGGGCCAGGCGTACGCGAACCTGCAGCGCGTCGGCGAGCTCGTCATCAACCTCCCCTCGGCCGATCTCGCGCCTGCCGTCGAGGCGATCGCCCCGACTACGGGCCGCACGCCGGTTCCCGACGAGAAGAAGGCGAGCTATCGTCACGAGAGTGACAAGTGGAGCCTCGGCGGCTTGACGCGCGTCAACTCGCAGGATGTTCTTCCTCTTCGAATCGGCGAGTGCCCTGTGCAGATCGAAGCGCGCGTCGCGCAGCTCATCGAGATCGACGGAGGCAGCGCTGTCGCCGTCGAGGCCGAGGTCCTGCGTGTTCACGCGCACGAGAGCATCCTCAGGCCTCAAGGGCCCGATCGCGTGGACACCGACAAGTGGCAGCCGCTGTATTACAGCTTCCGTCACTACTTCGCCCAGGGGGCTCGCGTCGGCTCGAACTTCCGGGCACCTCTGCTCGACGAACCAGCGGCCGCCATGAGCTCCTGA